In a single window of the Agromyces sp. H17E-10 genome:
- a CDS encoding amino acid ABC transporter permease: protein MDWLDNLIKTFLDFEAMAQVLPQLIGIGLVNTLVISIWATLIGVVLGMVIAVMGISKTRWLRYPARIYTDIFRGLPAILTILLIGQGFARFSQQLFGPSPYPLGILALSLIASAYIGEIFRAGIQSVDRGQLEACRALGMSYGKAMRLVVVPQGVRRVLPALVNQFIAIVKDSSLVYFLGLLVSERELFRVGQDAAVLTGNLSPLVLAGLFYLIITVPLTHLVNYFDDRFRTGRRKATPPKSGLDEVEEQNPTTTLTYGENS from the coding sequence ATGGACTGGCTCGACAATCTCATCAAGACCTTCCTCGACTTCGAGGCGATGGCGCAGGTACTGCCCCAGCTCATCGGCATCGGGCTGGTCAACACCCTCGTCATCTCGATCTGGGCGACACTCATCGGCGTCGTGCTCGGCATGGTCATCGCCGTCATGGGCATCTCGAAGACCCGCTGGCTGCGCTACCCGGCTCGCATCTACACCGACATCTTCCGGGGCCTGCCCGCGATCCTCACGATCCTGCTCATCGGGCAGGGCTTCGCCCGGTTCAGCCAGCAGCTGTTCGGCCCGTCGCCCTACCCGCTCGGCATCCTCGCCCTCAGCCTGATCGCCTCGGCGTACATCGGCGAGATCTTCCGCGCCGGCATCCAGTCGGTCGACCGCGGCCAGCTCGAGGCGTGCCGCGCGCTCGGCATGAGCTACGGCAAGGCCATGCGCCTCGTCGTCGTGCCGCAGGGCGTGCGCCGGGTGCTGCCCGCGCTCGTGAACCAGTTCATCGCGATCGTGAAGGACTCGAGTCTCGTGTACTTCCTCGGGCTCCTCGTCAGCGAGCGGGAACTGTTCCGCGTCGGACAGGACGCCGCGGTGCTCACCGGCAACCTGTCGCCACTCGTGCTGGCCGGCCTGTTCTACCTCATCATCACGGTGCCGCTCACCCACCTCGTGAACTACTTCGACGACCGCTTCCGCACCGGGCGCCGCAAGGCGACCCCGCCGAAGTCGGGCCTCGACGAGGTCGAGGAGCAGAACCCGACGACGACCCTCACCTACGGAGAGAACTCATGA
- a CDS encoding amino acid ABC transporter ATP-binding protein yields MTYTSPVPVADGHFYEGSSLALRDVTMAYGDIEVLKNVSIDIAPGTTTCIIGPSGSGKSTLLRGVNRLHEPKSGDVLLAGDSVLTQKPDLVRRRIGLVFQHFNLFPDHTALENVALALRNVKGLSKAESRRVARERLTEVGLAERADHRPRDLSGGQQQRVAIARALAMEPEVMLFDEATSALDPELVKGVLNLMASLAQRGMTMLVVTHEMGFARKVADQVVFMDEGRVVESGEPAELFDHPKSERLQRFLSEVL; encoded by the coding sequence ATGACCTACACGTCTCCCGTGCCCGTCGCAGACGGCCACTTCTACGAGGGTTCGAGCCTCGCGCTGCGCGACGTCACCATGGCCTACGGCGACATCGAGGTGCTGAAGAACGTCTCGATCGACATCGCTCCGGGCACCACGACCTGCATCATCGGACCATCGGGTTCGGGCAAGTCGACCCTGCTGCGCGGGGTCAACCGCCTCCATGAACCCAAGTCGGGCGACGTGCTGCTCGCAGGCGACAGCGTGCTCACGCAGAAGCCCGACCTCGTGCGCCGACGCATCGGGCTGGTCTTCCAGCACTTCAACCTGTTCCCCGATCACACCGCGCTCGAGAACGTCGCCCTCGCGCTGCGCAACGTGAAGGGCCTCTCGAAGGCCGAGTCACGGCGTGTCGCCCGCGAACGGCTCACCGAGGTCGGACTCGCCGAGCGCGCCGACCACCGCCCCCGCGACCTCTCGGGCGGTCAGCAGCAGCGCGTCGCGATCGCCCGGGCCCTCGCGATGGAGCCCGAGGTCATGCTCTTCGACGAGGCCACGAGTGCGCTCGATCCCGAACTCGTGAAGGGCGTGCTCAACCTCATGGCGAGCCTCGCGCAGCGCGGCATGACGATGCTCGTCGTGACCCACGAGATGGGCTTCGCCCGCAAGGTCGCCGACCAGGTCGTCTTCATGGACGAGGGGCGCGTCGTCGAGTCGGGCGAGCCGGCCGAGCTCTTCGACCACCCGAAGAGCGAACGCCTCCAGCGATTCCTGTCGGAGGTCCTGTGA
- a CDS encoding Gfo/Idh/MocA family protein: protein MAAPAPSDRIEGDASASAPIRTAIVGFGVSGRVFHAPFVAANPEFSLDLIVTADRDRAAEAVRLHPGASVVSTVDEVFGRADQLDLVVLGSPPGTHADLASRALDAGLDVVVDKPFTVTSVEGRALVAQAERLGRRLTVFQNRRWDGDFLTVRRLVESDALGEVRRFESRFEWWKPEPRASWKTAATVADGGGILYDLGTHLIDQAITLFGPVVETYAELAVRRFGGLADDDAFVALRHESGTTSHLWMSSLAPQFGPRFHVLGSDGGYTSHGLDGQEAALAAGTSPDDPGFGVTQPEHWGVVGVDGALEPLPTERGDYGAFYRTLADAMLRGGPLPVDPAAPVAVLELIERIHAETPLR from the coding sequence ATGGCTGCGCCTGCTCCTTCCGACCGCATCGAGGGGGATGCCTCGGCGTCGGCGCCGATCCGGACCGCGATCGTGGGATTCGGGGTGTCGGGCCGGGTGTTCCACGCACCGTTCGTCGCCGCGAACCCCGAGTTCTCGCTCGACCTGATCGTCACCGCCGACCGCGACCGCGCCGCCGAAGCCGTACGGCTCCACCCCGGGGCATCCGTCGTCTCGACCGTCGACGAGGTCTTCGGCCGGGCCGACCAGCTCGACCTCGTCGTGCTCGGGTCACCGCCCGGCACGCACGCCGACCTCGCGTCGCGCGCCCTCGACGCCGGGCTCGACGTCGTCGTCGACAAGCCGTTCACCGTGACGTCGGTCGAGGGCCGGGCGCTCGTCGCCCAGGCCGAGCGACTCGGGCGGCGACTCACCGTGTTCCAGAACCGGCGGTGGGACGGCGACTTCCTGACCGTGCGCCGACTCGTCGAGTCGGATGCGCTCGGCGAGGTGCGCCGCTTCGAGTCGCGGTTCGAGTGGTGGAAGCCCGAGCCTCGCGCGTCGTGGAAGACGGCGGCGACCGTCGCCGACGGCGGCGGCATCCTCTACGACCTCGGCACCCATCTCATCGACCAGGCGATCACCCTGTTCGGGCCCGTCGTCGAGACCTACGCCGAACTCGCCGTGCGACGCTTCGGCGGGCTCGCCGACGACGACGCCTTCGTCGCGCTCCGGCACGAGTCGGGCACGACGTCGCACCTCTGGATGAGCTCGCTGGCGCCGCAGTTCGGCCCGCGGTTCCACGTGCTCGGATCGGACGGCGGTTACACGAGCCACGGGCTCGACGGGCAGGAGGCGGCCCTGGCCGCCGGCACCTCGCCCGACGACCCCGGTTTCGGCGTCACGCAGCCCGAGCACTGGGGCGTCGTCGGCGTCGACGGCGCCCTCGAGCCGCTGCCGACCGAGCGCGGCGACTACGGCGCCTTCTACCGCACGCTCGCCGACGCGATGCTCCGCGGTGGTCCGCTGCCGGTCGACCCCGCCGCCCCAGTCGCGGTGCTCGAACTCATCGAGCGCATCCACGCCGAGACCCCGCTGCGCTGA
- a CDS encoding NAD(P)/FAD-dependent oxidoreductase, whose protein sequence is MTTQQPAHVVVIGGGILGVSTAAHLARAGAQVTLVTDGALADGASGRSIAWLNSSGDRSAPYHYLRLLGLDRYRTWSARRPESRDYLRFDGALKWAGPGESFRQTFGYERAGGYDSVWLDRADVATITPDVNADAVAEEGAIFNPGEGWVNLPDLVAVLAAEAVDAGARVLQHAGRARVEVTDDVATGVVLADGTVVPADHVVLATGGEVPAQLAELGVEVPDATPAAFVLFTDPVDVAVTTVLNTPRVAVRPTPDGRLVLDADWAEKSIVVGDDGALVVPEESVQGLLDEASKVLAGNPVLTAQRVGAGLKPIPGDGDPVVGAVPAIDGLHVIFTHSGATLGLILGELVAEEVLTGTPSPVLAAFGLGRFAEGADLGEVGIGAWAPVPQR, encoded by the coding sequence ATGACCACCCAGCAGCCTGCCCACGTCGTCGTCATCGGCGGCGGCATCCTCGGCGTCTCGACCGCCGCGCACCTCGCCCGCGCCGGTGCGCAGGTGACCCTCGTCACCGACGGCGCCCTCGCCGACGGCGCCTCGGGTCGCTCGATCGCATGGCTCAACTCGTCGGGCGACCGGTCGGCTCCGTACCACTACCTGCGCCTGCTCGGCCTCGACCGCTACCGCACCTGGAGCGCGCGCCGCCCCGAGAGCCGCGACTACCTGCGGTTCGACGGCGCCCTCAAGTGGGCGGGTCCGGGCGAGAGCTTCCGGCAGACGTTCGGCTACGAGCGGGCGGGCGGGTACGACTCGGTCTGGCTCGACCGGGCCGACGTCGCCACGATCACGCCCGACGTGAACGCCGACGCCGTCGCCGAGGAGGGCGCGATCTTCAACCCCGGTGAGGGCTGGGTGAACCTGCCCGACCTGGTCGCGGTGCTCGCCGCCGAGGCCGTGGATGCCGGTGCCCGCGTGCTCCAGCACGCCGGCCGTGCCCGGGTCGAGGTGACCGACGACGTCGCGACCGGCGTCGTGCTGGCCGACGGCACCGTCGTGCCGGCCGATCACGTCGTGCTCGCGACCGGCGGCGAGGTGCCGGCGCAGCTCGCGGAGCTCGGCGTCGAGGTGCCCGATGCGACGCCCGCGGCCTTCGTGCTCTTCACCGACCCCGTCGACGTCGCGGTCACGACCGTGCTCAACACTCCCCGCGTCGCGGTGCGCCCGACCCCCGACGGGCGCCTCGTGCTCGACGCCGACTGGGCCGAGAAGTCGATCGTCGTCGGCGACGACGGCGCGCTCGTCGTGCCCGAGGAGTCGGTGCAGGGGCTCCTCGACGAGGCGTCGAAGGTGCTCGCCGGCAACCCGGTGCTGACCGCACAGCGTGTCGGTGCCGGTCTCAAGCCGATCCCGGGCGACGGCGACCCGGTCGTCGGGGCCGTGCCCGCGATCGACGGCCTGCACGTGATCTTCACGCACTCCGGTGCCACGCTCGGGCTCATCCTCGGCGAGCTCGTCGCCGAGGAGGTGCTGACCGGAACGCCCTCGCCCGTACTCGCGGCCTTCGGGCTCGGTCGCTTCGCCGAGGGTGCGGATCTCGGAGAGGTCGGCATCGGCGCCTGGGCGCCCGTGCCCCAGCGCTGA
- a CDS encoding TIM barrel protein has product MDATGTTLLDRVTGSNFAYQHLPLTRSLDDAAELGRTRFELWGVAPHAHVPWLSNADARGIREQAAARGLSIACFTPEQVAYPVNIASPHRRLRAESIAMFRRAAELAVELGAPLLFLTSGRGGEDEAREAGWTRAVDALGDIVGYAATLGVDCVLEPLQRVESNLVNTAADAARMLDEVATPTLGVALDTVAAAVAGDTIDGYFTTLGERVRHVHLIDGSPAGHLAWGDGELPLARIIAALDRNGYAGLATIELFGDGRYARDPKPALARSLAAIAGVANGR; this is encoded by the coding sequence ATGGATGCCACGGGCACGACGCTGCTCGACCGGGTGACCGGCTCGAACTTCGCGTACCAGCACCTTCCGCTCACTCGGAGTCTCGACGACGCCGCAGAGCTCGGCCGCACGCGGTTCGAGCTCTGGGGCGTCGCCCCGCACGCGCACGTGCCGTGGCTGAGCAACGCCGACGCCCGGGGCATCCGCGAACAGGCTGCCGCCCGCGGGCTGTCGATCGCGTGCTTCACGCCCGAGCAGGTCGCGTATCCCGTGAACATCGCCTCGCCCCACCGGCGGCTGCGCGCCGAGAGCATCGCGATGTTCCGGCGGGCGGCCGAGCTCGCCGTCGAGCTCGGGGCGCCGCTGCTGTTCCTGACCTCGGGCCGCGGCGGCGAGGACGAGGCGCGCGAAGCCGGCTGGACACGGGCGGTCGATGCACTCGGCGACATCGTCGGGTACGCGGCGACGCTCGGCGTCGACTGCGTGCTCGAGCCGCTCCAGCGGGTCGAGTCGAACCTCGTGAACACGGCGGCCGACGCCGCCCGGATGCTCGACGAGGTCGCTACACCGACCCTCGGCGTCGCGCTCGACACGGTCGCGGCCGCCGTCGCGGGCGACACGATCGACGGGTACTTCACCACCCTTGGTGAGCGTGTGCGGCACGTGCACCTCATCGACGGATCCCCGGCCGGGCACCTCGCCTGGGGCGACGGCGAGCTGCCGCTCGCCCGGATCATCGCCGCCCTCGACCGCAACGGCTACGCCGGGCTCGCGACGATCGAGCTCTTCGGCGACGGGCGCTACGCGCGCGACCCGAAGCCCGCCCTCGCGCGCTCACTCGCGGCGATCGCCGGAGTAGCGAATGGCCGATGA
- a CDS encoding carbohydrate ABC transporter permease, producing MTRLGFLGAIGRVFVWAFLLGLVVVVVYPLLWMVMNGFKTNAELFGDPFAMPVQFDWENYVDAWNRGVSDYLTASVLVTITSTVTTVFISAWAAYGLTRVRMPFGRAVSGLILGGLMLAPAVALVPLVRMFQAMGLYNTFWALLILYTAFRIPFTTFLIRAYMIDLPREVDEAAEVDGASRWTTFWRITLPMCRPIIISTVLLHILFAWNEYLFAMVFTNGTSIQTLPVGLTSLMSKHGTDYPVVFAGMVIAALPVIVLFFASQRYFIKGLAEGMGK from the coding sequence ATGACCCGACTCGGATTCCTCGGCGCCATCGGTCGCGTCTTCGTCTGGGCGTTCCTGCTCGGACTCGTCGTGGTCGTCGTCTATCCGCTGCTGTGGATGGTCATGAACGGCTTCAAGACGAACGCCGAGCTGTTCGGCGACCCGTTCGCGATGCCCGTGCAGTTCGACTGGGAGAACTACGTCGACGCATGGAACCGCGGTGTCAGCGACTACCTCACCGCGAGCGTGCTCGTGACGATCACCTCGACGGTGACGACCGTGTTCATCAGCGCGTGGGCGGCATACGGGCTGACCCGCGTGCGGATGCCGTTCGGCCGCGCCGTCTCGGGTCTCATCCTCGGCGGGCTCATGCTCGCACCGGCGGTCGCGCTCGTGCCGCTCGTGCGGATGTTCCAGGCGATGGGCCTGTACAACACGTTCTGGGCGCTGCTCATCCTCTACACGGCCTTCCGCATCCCGTTCACGACCTTCCTCATCAGGGCGTACATGATCGACCTGCCGCGCGAGGTCGACGAGGCGGCCGAGGTCGACGGCGCGAGCCGCTGGACGACGTTCTGGCGCATCACGCTGCCGATGTGCCGGCCGATCATCATCTCGACCGTGCTGCTGCACATCCTGTTCGCGTGGAACGAGTACCTCTTCGCCATGGTGTTCACGAACGGCACGTCGATCCAGACGCTGCCGGTCGGTCTCACGAGTCTCATGAGCAAGCACGGCACCGACTACCCCGTCGTGTTCGCCGGGATGGTCATCGCCGCACTCCCCGTGATCGTGCTGTTCTTCGCGAGCCAGCGCTACTTCATCAAGGGGCTCGCCGAGGGCATGGGCAAGTGA
- a CDS encoding carbohydrate ABC transporter permease: MSGQPTKTRSDARSGAGFDRPPTLTKAMVAPGGGRVDRHARSRFARLAGLAWVLPAVVVLLVFVYLPLVQNFAFSTQEWDIYSGATEFVGLENYEKLLDDPVFWTALGNNVLYAVLSIVFQVAAALVLAALIESLRGPRWRKVLRGIYFVPSAISLTVAGLLFYFIYEPNLGLLNNFLEAIGLGALAQPWLGQESTAMVSIIAMSQWQGFGYSTLLFAVAIQRIPTELYEAASLDGIGAVRRFLHITVPLVREMTGLMIIVTISGAFQVFNEVMVMTSGGPNNSTQVLATWLYRSGFVRNDFGYAAAIATVIFVVTMIIALVQLWYTRRRRVEF; this comes from the coding sequence GTGTCCGGGCAGCCAACGAAGACGCGCAGTGATGCGCGGTCGGGGGCCGGTTTCGACCGGCCCCCGACCCTCACGAAGGCGATGGTCGCGCCGGGCGGCGGGCGCGTCGACCGGCACGCCCGCAGCCGGTTCGCCCGCCTCGCCGGCCTCGCCTGGGTGCTGCCCGCCGTCGTCGTGCTGCTGGTGTTCGTGTACCTGCCGCTCGTGCAGAACTTCGCGTTCTCGACGCAGGAGTGGGACATCTACTCGGGCGCGACCGAGTTCGTCGGCCTCGAGAACTACGAGAAGCTGCTCGACGACCCCGTGTTCTGGACGGCACTCGGCAACAACGTGCTCTACGCGGTGCTGTCGATCGTGTTCCAGGTCGCCGCGGCACTCGTGCTCGCGGCACTCATCGAGAGTCTCCGCGGGCCGCGCTGGCGCAAGGTGCTGCGTGGCATCTACTTCGTGCCCTCGGCGATCTCGCTGACGGTCGCGGGCCTCTTGTTCTACTTCATCTACGAGCCCAACCTCGGCCTGCTCAACAACTTCCTCGAGGCGATCGGCCTCGGCGCGCTCGCCCAGCCCTGGCTCGGGCAGGAGTCCACCGCGATGGTCTCGATCATCGCGATGAGCCAGTGGCAGGGCTTCGGCTACTCGACGCTGCTGTTCGCGGTGGCGATCCAGCGCATCCCGACCGAGCTCTACGAGGCGGCCTCGCTCGACGGCATCGGCGCCGTGCGCCGCTTCCTCCACATCACCGTGCCGCTCGTGCGCGAGATGACCGGCCTCATGATCATCGTCACGATCTCGGGCGCCTTCCAGGTGTTCAACGAGGTCATGGTCATGACGAGCGGCGGGCCGAACAACTCGACCCAGGTGCTCGCCACCTGGTTGTACCGCAGCGGCTTCGTGCGCAACGACTTCGGCTACGCCGCCGCGATCGCGACGGTCATCTTCGTCGTGACCATGATCATCGCGCTCGTCCAGCTCTGGTACACGCGACGCAGAAGGGTGGAGTTCTGA
- a CDS encoding ABC transporter substrate-binding protein, producing the protein MRTKRTIPAVAAAAVAALALAGCSGGTSGAPAADVTAEPTYEGKLSLLTKFAGEPLESYFQDLADAYTAEHPDVEIELIQETDQSIKDKTKTLTASQALPDIYFTWTGDWAENFVSGGLAADLSEVIAPGTEWGDSFGEASVSAFEYDGKYYGIPLYNNGKFMGYNTQAFADAGIEVPTTFDELIDSCAPLRDAGYEPIAFGNKDGWPALHYLQQLFAYNVPTDVLRADFDPETAKWDDPGYVDALEQFTTLVNECTDTGAGTNGVLYTTAQEALAGGKAAMYYQEVLEFDTITAEGSSLTEDDFGIFQLPAPDGAAGDPAAIEGAPEGYLVNARSPQAALAVDFMKFVTDPENAKTLSSPPYGQPSAVVGAVTEDTSSRAVYEGITKVNEASQLVGWLDTVTVPEVADAWLAGGEALISGSATPEEVLESVRAANEDAQ; encoded by the coding sequence ATGCGAACCAAACGCACCATCCCAGCCGTCGCGGCCGCCGCGGTGGCAGCGCTGGCCCTCGCCGGGTGCTCCGGCGGCACGTCGGGCGCGCCGGCCGCCGACGTCACGGCCGAGCCGACCTACGAGGGCAAGCTCAGCCTCCTCACGAAGTTCGCGGGCGAGCCGCTCGAGTCGTACTTCCAGGACCTCGCCGACGCGTACACGGCCGAACACCCCGACGTCGAGATCGAGCTCATCCAGGAGACCGACCAGTCGATCAAGGACAAGACGAAGACGCTCACCGCGTCGCAGGCGCTGCCCGACATCTACTTCACGTGGACAGGAGACTGGGCCGAGAACTTCGTGTCGGGCGGCCTCGCCGCCGACCTCTCCGAGGTCATCGCGCCCGGCACCGAGTGGGGCGACAGCTTCGGCGAGGCATCCGTGTCGGCGTTCGAGTACGACGGCAAGTACTACGGCATCCCGCTCTACAACAACGGCAAGTTCATGGGCTACAACACGCAGGCCTTCGCGGACGCCGGCATCGAGGTGCCGACCACGTTCGACGAGCTCATCGACTCGTGCGCGCCGCTGCGCGATGCGGGCTACGAGCCGATCGCGTTCGGCAACAAGGACGGCTGGCCCGCGCTGCACTACCTCCAGCAGCTGTTCGCGTACAACGTGCCGACCGACGTGCTGCGCGCCGACTTCGACCCCGAGACGGCGAAGTGGGACGACCCCGGCTACGTCGACGCGCTCGAGCAGTTCACCACGCTCGTGAACGAGTGCACCGACACCGGGGCGGGCACGAACGGCGTGCTCTACACGACCGCCCAGGAGGCGCTCGCCGGCGGCAAGGCCGCGATGTACTACCAGGAGGTGCTCGAGTTCGACACCATCACCGCCGAGGGATCGTCGCTCACCGAGGACGACTTCGGCATCTTCCAGCTGCCCGCCCCCGACGGCGCGGCGGGCGACCCGGCCGCGATCGAAGGCGCTCCAGAGGGCTACCTCGTCAACGCCAGGTCACCGCAGGCCGCCCTCGCCGTCGACTTCATGAAGTTCGTCACCGACCCGGAGAACGCGAAGACGCTCTCGTCGCCGCCGTACGGACAGCCGAGCGCCGTCGTCGGCGCCGTGACCGAGGACACGTCGAGCCGCGCCGTGTACGAGGGCATCACGAAGGTCAACGAGGCCTCGCAGCTCGTCGGCTGGCTCGACACCGTGACCGTGCCCGAAGTCGCCGACGCCTGGCTCGCGGGCGGCGAAGCGCTCATCAGCGGCAGCGCGACCCCCGAAGAGGTGCTCGAGAGTGTCCGGGCAGCCAACGAAGACGCGCAGTGA
- a CDS encoding SIS domain-containing protein has translation MLGFDESAFRSQTASAVALRPQIEQLVDDLLAKGVDNVLLVGSGGTYAQMWPYELLARERSTLPVKAVIAAELVLTGDALLGEKSAVVFTSVSGTTEDVVKAIDYVRGTGATTIAFTGYPESPIATCVDHALVSEPKTWPFDMQLLLFVGRLLERRGEFDGYTSLADELAGLPDALVEVAKEAEPVAEAFAEAHKDADYYFLIGGGPLWAFTYLYSMCILEEMQWLRTTRVHSAEFFHGSLELLESDTPVLLFQGEDATRPLTDRAEAFAKRITSDVTVFDTRDYALDGFSPENRALIAPIVLDTVMGRVSKHLERVRDHSLDLRRYYRVMDY, from the coding sequence ATGCTCGGCTTCGACGAATCCGCCTTCCGCTCCCAGACGGCGAGCGCCGTCGCACTCCGCCCGCAGATCGAACAGCTCGTCGACGACCTGCTCGCCAAGGGCGTCGACAACGTGCTGCTCGTCGGCTCGGGCGGCACCTACGCCCAGATGTGGCCGTACGAGCTGCTCGCCCGCGAGCGCTCGACCCTGCCGGTGAAGGCGGTCATCGCCGCCGAGCTCGTGCTCACGGGCGATGCCCTCCTCGGCGAGAAGAGCGCGGTCGTCTTCACCTCCGTATCGGGAACGACCGAGGACGTCGTGAAGGCGATCGACTACGTGCGGGGCACCGGCGCGACGACGATCGCGTTCACGGGCTATCCCGAGTCGCCGATCGCGACGTGCGTCGACCACGCGCTCGTGAGCGAACCGAAGACGTGGCCCTTCGACATGCAGCTGCTGCTCTTCGTCGGCCGGCTGCTCGAGCGCCGCGGCGAGTTCGACGGCTACACCTCGCTCGCCGACGAGCTCGCGGGCCTGCCCGACGCGCTCGTCGAGGTCGCGAAGGAGGCTGAGCCGGTGGCGGAGGCGTTCGCCGAGGCCCACAAGGACGCTGACTACTACTTCCTCATCGGCGGCGGCCCGCTGTGGGCGTTCACCTACCTGTACTCGATGTGCATCCTCGAGGAGATGCAGTGGCTGCGCACCACGCGTGTGCACAGCGCCGAGTTCTTCCACGGTTCGCTCGAGCTGCTCGAGTCCGACACCCCGGTCCTCCTGTTCCAGGGCGAGGATGCGACGCGCCCGTTGACCGATCGCGCCGAGGCGTTCGCGAAGCGCATCACGAGCGATGTCACGGTCTTCGACACGCGCGACTACGCGCTCGACGGGTTCAGCCCCGAGAACCGTGCGCTGATCGCGCCGATCGTGCTCGACACCGTGATGGGCCGTGTGTCGAAGCACCTCGAGCGCGTGCGCGACCACTCGCTCGACCTGCGCCGCTACTACCGGGTGATGGACTACTGA
- a CDS encoding PfkB family carbohydrate kinase translates to MTTMRVLGFGDNIVDRFVDRGVDYPGGNAVNVAVYARRLGAQAEYLGVFGDDELGGFLRASIEAAGVATARSVVRRGSRGSPPCGSSTATASSSAGTAAE, encoded by the coding sequence ATGACGACTATGCGGGTGCTCGGCTTCGGCGACAACATCGTCGACCGCTTCGTCGACCGGGGTGTCGACTATCCCGGCGGCAACGCGGTCAACGTCGCCGTCTACGCGCGCCGGCTCGGCGCGCAGGCCGAGTACCTCGGAGTGTTCGGCGACGACGAGCTCGGAGGCTTCCTGCGTGCGTCGATCGAAGCCGCCGGCGTCGCAACGGCGCGCAGTGTCGTCCGCAGGGGGAGTCGGGGGTCTCCTCCCTGCGGGTCGTCGACGGCGACCGCGTCTTCCTCGGCTGGAACGGCGGCGGAGTGA